From Quercus lobata isolate SW786 chromosome 11, ValleyOak3.0 Primary Assembly, whole genome shotgun sequence:
TAACATAAGCTGCATCATCTTAGATTGTACATTTACCTGAGAGCTTATAAGGAATTAATTATTCTGTTAGTAAGTATTTTTTGGTTGAAGCGTTGTAATTGTGCATGGTTATGTGATTTGTAGTAATTATTGGCCTTCATTGGTTGTACaagattattttcatttttcaagcTGCAAAATTGCTCTTGGTCTCACTTTTTTTGACCTGCAAATGGGGATTGGCTGgattttttgaaactattatataatttttgttgtgttagGTGGATGGGTTTAGCATGGTGAGTTTTGTGCCCCTTGACCTGAGGAAGGAGAGCaggtattctctctctctctctctctctctctcattgacAGTATTATGTTGTGCTTGCAAACTTAGCTTTTGTAGTTTtaacctattaaaaaaattccttgGATCTGGACTTATGAAATGTGTTTTAAagtttttgattattttagtcCAAAGGTTTATTTGCCTTGGGATTTatcatttgaataaaaaaacttaGGCTGACAGTGAAATGTAGTTAATAATTTCAGATGGCatttagatttaaattttgGGACTATGATTCTTATAGTTTTTGCTGTCTTCTTGACTGAATATGGTGTAGCATAAGTTTTCTTATTTGTTCTACTACAGAAGAGTGGTGGAGTGGCCTGTGTTGGCATCAAATTGATGCCTTTAATAGGTTGCGTTctacttaatatatttttttatttctgtaACATTGGGAATAGGTTTAGGATAATGTCCGAAGACTAAAATATCTCAGTATAAGAACAGGTTTTGCTCATCTTATTTGTTAAGTTTGGTGATAAATCAGCCTAGGAAGGAAGACAGATGGTTGAACCTCTGAAGTCACAACAAAGAATGGATAAAATAAgagtgaaaagaaagaaaaaagatcaaGGTTTAAAGAACTGGAGAAGACAAGTGAAACTAGGGAATCAATAATACCtacaaaaaaaatacttagGCTGAATCGAACATTACCCTTTTGGCCTATTATTTATTGGTCGGATTGTTGTGACCCTTTACCCTTCAAGAGTCAAGACCTACATGAGGCTATCTTTTCTAGTGCCGTCAAGGTTCTTGCAGGGTGTTTGGAAACAAGAGAACTGGTTTAGTTTGGTTTTAACCAATTCCAAGACAgtgaaataaattttgaattggttttatttgatttgttgtttCTCGAAACCTAAGCCTGTATTTGTAAACCAAAATTTCTGCCATACTACATTTTGTCACTTGCCAGACACCATACGTTGCCATTTCTTTTGGGGGTCTGCACTTAGGATTTTAGCGTTGAAACCCTCTCAAAACCAATAATACATTTGTCAGAACTATAGCTAATTATTtgcaatgaagaaaaaaatcatttgcaactaagatttattaaaaataaatcttagttgcaaatgatttttttcgcaaatgatttttttcttcaGCTGCTGCACAGTTGGTAAAAGATCATATGATGAAGCTTCAGGCTTCAACTGGTGGTAGAGAAAGTGTACTATATATGTTCTTATTAGTGTTTCTTTTGTTCGTAGACTTCCATATTTATCTTGGCTGGTTTGTTTACTTTTGAAGTCATGAAATATTTTCAAGCAAATTTAGTTACAAAGATGACATAATTCCGATTTTTCATATAATTAGAGGGTAAATGTTGACTTGTCTTTTGCAGTATACAATATGTGCTGGCTCAAATTGACAACTGCATTCAGTACGGAGAAGACGGTGATGTGAAGATTAAGGATTTTGATCCTGAGGATGATGACTAGATTTATCTTATCTGTTGACCGCGAGAAAATATATTACTGTTTCTGTGTCAATATGTAGGATCAAATTATAaacttctttttgagaaaattcaatCCGATCTTGCAGAATGGAAATCAAATTTGATGTCTCTGGAAGAATTACTCTCGGCCAATCCATCACATAACCAATTCCAACCTAGTTGTCATGGACCCATGGTTTTAGAATTTTCCCAAAGTCTGAAATGATAAATGCTGTAGATTATGTTACTTGTTTTGTCTTCGAGTAGATTTCATTTCTAAAGTTTGGTCCAATTTTTGGAAACTTTGGCCAATTAGAAAAATTATGGTTGTACTTTTAAGACTTGGCCGTGGGATAGATTTTCCCGCTAACAATATATGTGAATAGGCAAATTTTATACTCAATAATCTCTTAAGACTTGGCCGTGGCCTGTGGGATAGATTTTCCCTCTAACAATATATGTGAATAGACAAATTTTATACTCAATAATCTTTTAAGACTTGGCCGTGGGATAGATTTTCCCTCTAACAATATATGCGAATAGACAAATTTTATACTCaacagtactttttttttataatcaacaACCTAATAGTATAATAGAAACATtagatttttcttaaaatttcctCATGTACCCTAACATCAGGTTCAAAAAGTTTGCCTTTTCATGCTAGTTTCAACACTAGTATAAAACATGCTAACTTGTGCTATCTCCTTGAATTTTTAATGAAGACATGTGAGGTTCAAATTCCTTCCCCTAAccattgaattattttttatgtgagagagagagagagagagagagagagagagagaagaagaagaagaagaagaagaagaagaagaagtgaagaGAATGCTACATatgcacaaaatttgacaactcTTTTAATGTTATTGATGTGGCAAGCATATATCGATTCTCATCTAGACTCATCATTGACAATACTTTTTTACCTATCACTTACAATTATGTCAGTGATGATGTGTCTTGTATAGCACTGTGTGTACATTTTGTTATTCCATTGCAATAGCTAAAATTCGAgatctcaacccaaaaaaagcATTAACTCACTTAAATGCATTTCAAGAATGACAGAGTGAGAGGAagggtgttttggtcattttatttattgagaGAGAATGCAGGTTTGGCTTGGTGGTGGAGAACTAAGCAGAGAAGAATGAGGCCTGAAGGAGTGAATACAACACCATTCTTAGGATGCTAAAATGTTGTTATCTACTAACTATTCTGATacaaccatggttttaaaaaccggaacAATCAAATAACCGGAATTGAGTTTGGTTTTCGGTTTTTACCATATCAGATGGTttggtccggtttttaaaaccatggataTGAGTCATATGACACTATTCGTTTGAAGTTCAAAAGGCGGACAGTGAAAGCCCAATCCAACTATGTGTTTGGATAAGGCTTGAGGTTTCCAATTGTGTGCAAGCCCAATCTAATTGAATGTTAtaatcacaaactattttacaacatttttacaaattgttattgtgacaaatttttattggttctcaTTTGGACCCACCATTGACATAACTTTTTCACTTACAAATAATCACTGActacattagcaatttgtaaaataaaaattgtaaaaaagtttgtaattcCAGCATTTTCCAATGTAGTTAATTTTGGTtatacaggaaaaaaaaatgtctataaGTATATAGGcacaaataatttcataattatcAAGGTTGTAAGTTGTTTTTGCTAGATAAACAAATAATGTCAGTGATGAGCTTAGACAAGAACCACTAAAAACTTGTTAAATTAACtgttatgaaaattgttgtcTTTGGCATTACTCTAAATCTATCGTTCTATTTGTTTTtacaataacatttttttttggaatatgaatcatttctctaaaaattattttctagataattatcttattttctaATTATACTTGGTAGCAaccttaaaataatttgaaaaactatttcTACAGTTTCCTTATTTAACTTGGCGtgagatagagttattttttagaaaatttaagtgaaaaacAACTCTAACTCATGCAAATCTTAAAAAGATaagttaagaaataattttcatttaacccattttttttctaagactatcaaaaaaaaaaaaaaaaacacacaaaaacctGTCTTCACAAAaggtttttcataaaaataaacgAAGCCTTGCATTGAAAAGGACACATAAGCATCCCAAATTGCATTCTAGGTggcataaaaattattattttaatcttaaCAATTATAATGTCAGATTTTTTTCATCCACTATTTAACAACAATGActattttgaccaaaaaaaaaaaagggttaaagactaaatataaaatcacatatttgaaaggttaggaaacaaaaggtaattaaaccaaagaaaattaCTCTCCGCTTAAGCCAACTTGCAAGGTTCACCATTACGTGAGAGAGTGGCTAAATATACTAAATATATGATATCTTTTTCCTCACTCTGGGCCCATAATTAGCATTCGTCATTCAATGAGTACCATGGCCATGAGCCAAAATTCATGtgtaatttgaatttaaattgtaTTGTTGAATATTCGTATGTGAGTGGAAATtctaaataatacaaaattttaaatattaaaataatataattgaactcaatttattatgattaagtttttgatatatttaagtAGTATTTTAGTATATTATATTAAGCCCTAACTTGAAATCCTACAATGATTAGGCTTTTATTAGAGAGTGATGAGTATAATGAGAATTAcacattcattaatttttttttttgaaaggaaaaaaaaaattaatgaatgtgTAATTCTTGACCATATAGAAAATTACAcattcattaattaataatgaaaAATGTAACAAGTAGATGAACCTATGAGTCTTCCCTGGTCTGAAAAAACCCAATTACATGGAAAATAACATGCATATTCTTACACGAAATAAATAGATAGATGTTTGTCATGTTAGCAAGTACAACAGTGTTTGAAATCATGCCATtttaatttatagtatttttaaattatcaaataGGGCCCAAATGAGTACGTCTTGACCATATACTTTCTTTATTGATAAAATGAGCTGTCGACATATTTTTCGATTGGAAATTGTCGTTACTTTAGGCACAAAGTAGTTTTAAAAGTTGATATTAATATAAGTTTCAAGACTTTGATTGCTTGTttcgtattaaaaaaaataaattaataaactttAATTGCTTAGCACTTCGATTTTATCTATTAGGAAACTCTTTTTGTTGGATATGGCGGCAAGTTGGCTGTTGTACTTGTCCACAATGCGTTGGACATAAATTTCACTATGACTTAATAGAGGTCTCTAATTAATATAAGCTAGTCTTTTCCCCTCCAATGTCTTTGTAGTTAATTAcggtattaaaaaataataaaacataaaataaaataaaaattaccataGCTAAAGGTAATACTAGGGTTATGCTTGGAAGTGAGGCAAacaatttatttctttatttctataaataaaattccttatttgttttttattttgtatgaattgtctttgtgtttgcttTGTTGTAGGAAGGAACACTTGTCATATTTGTCTAGTGTTTGCTTTGTTGTCATATAttgaaaagccaaaaaaaagtcaaatcatgaattttttttttaatatttcgttctttaagagagagaatatgaataaactaaattttactccaaattaAGTTGGTGAAAATTTACTTTAACCTATTAAATGATGATTGaagtaattatttatatttacttttgattgcataatatatttaaaaatggtGTGGTTGGTTAATTTAGATGATTTATTGTTCATcaactaaaaacaaacacacataattaattattatatatcatatcacttcacccaaaaaagaaaaaaggaaaagtcaTGTCACCCTTATAAAGCGGGAATTGCATGCATTGAAACCCCACACATTTGCACATAGTTTTGGCCAACTTTTACGTCTCACACCAAACGTCATGTTATTCTCCACTTCCGTTTGTTTTCTAGATGCTAAAACCACTAAAGTTAAGGGTAAATTTGGTACGtatatttaaacatatatttttaatttttaaataatagtatatgtatttttattttttttactcacacgttttttcaaaaaatataaataacatttCTAGAACAATGTTACCAAACAGCTcctaaaatactaaaatactacaacgttgtaaaaatattttcctcttttAAGACCTATGCGTAATTATCAAGCACTTTTAAGAGAATACTTAAATTTTCCTCCTACTCTAGAGCTAGAATCTTAGACTGAAATCAAATGTTGAAACTATTTTGGATCACTATTCCAAAGGAAAATTTTCACCAGAGAAGCATAATTACAAAATTGTAGTTGATGAAAATGGATCAAGTGGATGTACCCTAGATTTACCTTTGGAAATTTAACGAATTTAtttctaatattaaaaaatataataataagagtaatgctaccgtcacaaattattttacaatatttttacaaaatgttaatgTAGCCAACCTCTTATCGATTTTCACTTAGTCCCaccattaatattactttttcatttacaaaTAATCACTTACCAcatcagtagtttgtaaaattttttgtaaaatagtttgtatttatAGCAttattctaataataataaatgttactCAAATAAATCATATTTGTGAAAAATTGTCACCAAATATTTATGGTTTTACagtaaaaatcatttttaactCAATACGTGacaatttataaaactatttacgtatattattattattttttttttaaagtcatgtGATTAGAAGTATATATAAATTTggaggtaatttttttttttttacattagcaaaaacattaaaaaaaaaaaaaaatccttatgagagagagagagataaatccaaacaaataactCCTTATGAGAgcattgtttttttaattacatcACTTCACTATTTTGTAAATGATACAATTAATTCACAAAATTTGTACacttaaaacataaataaaaagctttgaaaaagtttttttaaaaaaacccataaTAAAACAAATCCAAGAGCTCTTACAAGAAgaggatggaggagatgaaagaATAACAAATCAATATTTCACTTTTATAAACTTTCACACAAAGTTCACTTTAATAAGAGAGTTCCTGTACTTGATTTTATCAAGGCTTTGCTGGTTCTGCAGCTTCCTCTACCTTTGCTTCAGGCTcagttggtgttggtgttggttcAGCTTTCTCAGCCTCCACCAccacttcttttttctcttcttctattttctccaccacctcttctttcttctcttcttcaacAAGTActatctccctctctttttcaGTTGCTGTTGTTGCTGCTTCTGGGGTTGGCTCGACTTTCTCTTCTGTGACGACGAAAGTTGAAaccttttcaaaaacaaagaaaactgGGCCTGGAATCAATGCTGGACCATACTTTGAAGATGCTTCAGATACTGGTTTTGATCCTGGAAACTCTGTGAATATATAACATGGTGAacaggaaaaataaagaagattaAACGATAGTTAAtcatgaaaaagtaaaatacaagCCATAAAAAGTTACTAAAGACAGtaacataacaaaaaaattatattggaCCCACTTGTTGGTAAGAGTGCTAAAcggttaaatagtaaaattcataatttttctaacaatttgAACTTCTGGTATaagttgtagtttttttttttttttttttttttttttaagcgtATTAATTATCATAGCATATGGCCTTGAGTTAAGTGTGACAGTGTCAAAATATTATagttaaatgataaaatttcttatttcttaTCATTTTATGCTTCTATAATAAtctgtaaattaaaaaaaaaaaatccataccaATTTTCACCAGCTCTTCTATGAACTTGTGAACTGCAACTGAGTGCTTCTTCAAGCCTGGCTCCTTAGGTTCCTTAACCAAAGTCTGTTTGAGGTGAAAATTTGAAGTTAGTtagctctctctttctattttttttttacctatttatTGCCTCTAGTTGTTGGTGTATAATCTGACCTTGACTTCTACTGAGGAAGCCTCATATATTTCTAGCACTTTAGGTTGAAGCTCAGTCTTCTTCTCTTCAAACTCCTTAGTAATTTGCTCCTAAACCAAATACACACATATCAAACAATAGTAAGAACCTTTTTTTGAGCTATTCTTTACATATGCATGTATGAAAACATCAAaaaaggttttttgttttttgttttttttttttttttttttttttgaagatagaAGAAGTAGATTTTAAGTAACATACCTTAGACTTGTCGAAGGACTTGCAAGcctcagcagcagcagcagatTTCTTGGTACCATTTTTCTCGAAAACCTTCTTGATCTTTGGAAGAACTTTTGATTTCCAATAACCCATCTCGTTTCTTAATTCAACTATGTTACCTATATAGCctataacaaaaacaaacaaactaagCAAGAGCAAAaatcaaatacttaaaaaactCAAAGGtaacctttatatatatatatagagagagagagagagagagagagagagagagagagagaattgacaACAATATTCACAGATAAAATTGCTAGAGATCCACCACAAAGTACAAGAGAGAAACTTGATGAAGCTAAGAGAAtctgtctctctttttctcactTACCCTCTAAACTCTTTGTGTCTTTGTCGTAGCTACTGTGGTCTCCAGTTGAAGTGGACCTCAATGAAACTATTCCAGCAATTGTCCCCTCCAAATCAATGCATTATGAGCTTAACCGTGGCATCAAAATATAGACATACTTCCTACCAAACCAACCCCCAGGTTCCAatttaattaccaaaatacacacccacttttttttttggtaaacaataCACACCCACTTGTTCTTTTACTCTAGCCACCTTGTCAATCATATGATCTTCATTACCCTCCTCTATCTATTAATTAAATGCAGTTTTTATTATACACACTCTATTACACGAGAAAGTATACCATGTTTCGGTAATACCAACTCAGCATCTGTTTTAGTATTTCCTATCCAATAAATGAGTAACACCTGTTTCAAAAAACCACATCAGACTACtccaataaatgattaatttatcttcCTGATAGTATAAaagattgtgattaatttattgaagtagtctgatatgattttttgaaacagGTGTTGCTCATTTATTGGGTAAGAAATACCAAAACAAATGTTGAGTTGGTATTACCGAAACATGAAATACTTTCTCCTATTACACACATTCTTATACATACTTGAAATGCACTAAACACAATTTACAGGGTGAAAATCACGATTTCAAGTCACAATTTCAGTGCATTTCAATTATGTGTAAAAGAGTGTGTAATAGGATGTGTATACTAGTATTTTCCAATTAATTAATACCTTTTATTCCACTCTAAGTGTACTACTTTATACTCCACAAATTACATTGTatcattttttaacataataaaatgaaacttgtatagaatttttaaaaaattttattttgacctcctaaaataaaattttgaacatcttgaccctaaattttgtttaaatccAACTAAAATAAGCTTGAAAATGACCATCTTACTGCTACTTTCACAATAAAGGTTATGTGGCAAGTTGTAGTTAGTTTTCATCTAGACTCACAactgacatcatttttttatctaCCCTTAAACACTTGCCACCtagattttgttgtgaaatttttgtaaaagtattgtgacaatagcactactcttaaaatatttaattttataagaaagaaaaaaatgtttcaaaattttgctcatttgttaaaaataaataaatcttctcTTCGAGACTTTGATTTATTTTGCCATTGACAGTGAAATGAAGCTATTTTTTCCTGTACCTTTCTTgttcatcaacaaaaaaattacatcactATTACAACCAACAGATCTGTATCTACATCTGTGATTATTTCctcattctctctatctctcattctcccttctatgttttcttagtttttctttctgtttgaccaaataatttgataaatacTCTATAGATTGTCAAGTCCAAGAAGTCTTTTAGAACTTGCTCCAATTCTAAGAGAGTGACCACGTGTATGGTTAAAAATTCATAcacttcaaaaacaaaaacttatattagttaCTATTTTTCTCTTAGTTTCACATTTACTCCTACTCTTGGGTGTgttattattcttctttattatattgttttatcttatttatattacatataaatataataagttattattaatttgacagAAATGTAttcaattataattaatttattagttatttaattatatttgtttatacaTTCAATAGTTGTTTTCTAGTACCGATCTCATTTTTAGACTATTGTACaatataattgtattgtatactaaattgtatttagaatactattttagattattgtatAGAATATGGAAGTTATACATacagaaaaaattatttttttattttattttttattcgcCCCCATGACAAATTCCTAACTCTGCAACCGTTGACCCCATGGGCAGCTCCACAATGGGTCTAGGgggtcacaggaccaccctgacttggaaaaaattattattatatataaatttttaaaaatattattttttattttaaaaaaaaattgaccaccctaaatttttttaaacccaacataattaaactttggaCAAAGTTTGCTAACAAATTTGGTTGTAAACTAAAGCAACAACTccactcaatatatatatatatatatatatctatttatttatttatttattggatgtgaattttaacaaatccacgattggattacattttcttcttatatcctccatatttgcaaaatttcaaaaagatcaaagaaTAATAGTTATATCaacaatcaaatgtttaaatttcgagtttttgtagtctaaaattattcatgaaaaataagtttatggatcaaatagtaaataaaatctgattgacatgaaatttgacatgtgttttaagaacataaagaatatgtaattcaatggctagattttcaaaatatgtaaccatgttaatttgtttagtgagagTTGTAGTATTAGGCTACAACTAAATTTGTAACCAAACATTATCCTTAAACTTTGGTCctcttaataatatattaggtccttacaaacaaaaagaaaaaacccaagaaaatttttatttaactaaaattatgAAAGAAACATAGTTTACAGCATTGATAAGAGACTATCatgcaacaatttcaaaataaaaaaattcgtagaagtaaaatgtaaaattttatgtatttgcatgttttttttttcgtcaatatatgaagttttatttttattaaattttgtataatttgagtttcttaatgactaccttgaaaaaaatttctaaaaccgCCACTGACTGACCCCCCCAGAAAAAAATCCTAGAGTTGTCATTTGGTATAACTTGTTATAGTTAGTAAAGTATAAAGTGAAACACTTATAAttggtaaaatataaaatagaaaacttaaatataGAGTAGAATACTTTGACTGAGAAAGTATATTTTAATTCAATGGCATAGTAGATCAAATCATCAAACATGTGAAAActctcaaaaatatatatataacatgctTATTCATGTAGGGCTATAAAAGACTTTATGATAAAAGAGTTAGGTTTGTTTACTATGTATTATGATGATTGACAAGGTTCAAAGCAAGGGCAGGAGCTGTAAATAGGTGATAACACTGAGGGGTATAATGGTAAAGATTGATGGTGGGGGAGATGACAGCTGGCAATCACCTCAAACTGAGGTGGCAAATAGCATGCGTGGGGTCCTCACATAGGTTTCAAACTTTGGTTTGGAGTCGATCTGTACAAATGTGTTTTCTTTCTTGCGCCTCTTCTTTGCCTTCTCAGACTTCCCACGTGGCTTCGCTGGTTCTACCATCACGCCGTCAATGACTTGTATTGTATTATGTCGGTCTAGAACCACAATGTTGAAATTCCCAACCCTTATCTAGGAATTTTAGGGTATTCAGAATTCTTCGAATATCTGTGTATTATTTGCTCGAATGTGTGTAGTCATGCCGTCATACATATTTTAAGTTATATTACTGTGTAGCTCATACggatataattaaaaacaatcataattatactattttttagAAGAGATTTAAGTTACACATAGTATTAGTTTACACTTTTTTAAactatacatttctaaaatatgtattcattatatatatatatatatatatatgatttagaatttaattagatttagactctttggtttttttcaCCCAATAATTCCCTTaccacaaaaaaattttaaaaaataaataaatggacaCTTGATggaaaattggact
This genomic window contains:
- the LOC115967613 gene encoding plasma membrane-associated cation-binding protein 1, with the protein product MGYWKSKVLPKIKKVFEKNGTKKSAAAAEACKSFDKSKEQITKEFEEKKTELQPKVLEIYEASSVEVKTLVKEPKEPGLKKHSVAVHKFIEELVKIEFPGSKPVSEASSKYGPALIPGPVFFVFEKVSTFVVTEEKVEPTPEAATTATEKEREIVLVEEEKKEEVVEKIEEEKKEVVVEAEKAEPTPTPTEPEAKVEEAAEPAKP